The nucleotide sequence GTCATCCGCACTGAGCCCGGTGGAGGAGCTTCTGGTCGGCCAGGACGAACGCCATCATCGCCTCGACGACCGGCGCGCCGCGGATGCCTACGCAGGGATCGTGGCGACCCTTGGTGCTGATCTCCGTTTCCGCGCCCGTCCGGTCGATCGTGGGCACGGGAGTCAGGATCGAGCTCGTCGGTTTGAACGCGACGCGGACGACCACCGGCTGCCCGGTCGAAATCCCGCCCGCTATTCCCCCCGCATGATTGGCGAGGAAGGCGGGGCCGGCACGCATCGGATCGGCATTGTCTTCGCCGCGGGCCCGCGCCGCCGCGAAGCCGTCGCCGATCTCCACACCCTTCACCGCATTGATCGACATGCAGGCGGCGGCCAGCTCGCTGTCGAGCTTGGCATAGACGGGGGCGCCCCAACCGGGAGGAACGCCGGTGGCAACGCATTCGACCACGGCGCCGACCGAGGATCCCGCCTTGCGGACATCGTCGATGAGCTTTTCCCAGCGCTCGGCGGCGGCCGGGTCGGGACAGAAGAAGGGGTTGGCCTCGATGGCGGAGTCATCGAAGGCGGAACGGTCGATCGCGTCCCCGCCGATCTCGACGACATAGGCGCGGATCGTGACCTCGGGGACGATGAGCCGCGCGACCGCTCCGGCCGCGACGCGCGAGGCGGTTTCCCGCGCCGAGCTGCGCCCGCCGCCGCGCCAGTCGCGCAGCCCGTATTTGGCGTCATAGGCATAGTCGGCATGGCCCGGACGATAGGCGGCGGCGATCTCGCCATAATCCTTGGAACGCTGGTCGACATTGTCGATTGCGAGGCTGATCGGCGTGCCGGTCGTGCGGCCCTCGAACAGGCCGGAGAGGATACGGACCTGGTCGGGCTCGCGGCGCTGGGTGGTGAAGCGCGAGGCGCCGGGGCGCCGCCGGTCGAGCCAGGGCTGGATGTCGGACTCGGACAGCTCGAGCCCCGGGGGGCAGCCGTCGACAATCGCGCCGATGGCTGGCCCGTGGCTCTCGCCCCAGGTCATGAAGCGCAGGGCGCGGCCGAACATGTTGTAGCTCATGCACTGTCTCCCGGCCGACCGACGACCCGAAATCGGGTGGCGTTGTCGGGACGGTCATGCACATCCCGGCGCAAGATCGCCAGACCATAGGTCCTGGCCGCCGCCGAGGAGGCGAGCACCGCGGTTTGAAGGTCGGTTCCGGTCGCCAGCTTTTCCGCCGCGATGGCCGTGTTGGCGGCGGCGGCGGTCGCGAGCTTCAGCGAGCGCAGCGTCTCGGCGCATTGGGCGAGCGCCATCGGGTGGCTGATCGCTCGGATAATCGCCTCCAGCCGGGCTCCGGGAAGGGATAGAAGATGGAGGCGGATGGGAAGCGAGTGTTCCGAAACGGTGGCGAGAGGGCTCTGGGCCAAGACGCGATGCGCTTCCTCAACCGGGCCGGCGCTGCTGTTTTCGATGGGAAGAATACCGAGATCAGCTTCGCCGGCCTCCACTGCAGCGGCTACGGCGGCGAAGCTGGGTTTCGCGATGGGCCAAAAGGCGGGCAAAAAGGCGAGGCAAGCCTCGTGGCTGAAGGCGCCGGGCAGCCCCTGATAGGCGACAGTTGGACGGCTCATGCGATGCGAGCCCCGATAGAACCCATGGTCCGAGCGAAGCCGGGGAAGCTGGTATCTATCATGTTGGCCGAATCCACGGAGATGGCGCGTTCGCTGGCGAGGCCCATGACGAGGAAGCTCATGGCGATGCGGTGGTCGTCATGGGCGAGCACCTTGGCGCCACCGACGGGCGGGCCGCCAAGGCCATCGACGATGAGCGTGTCGCCTTCTTCCCAGGCCTCGATCCCGCAAGCGGCGAGGCCGGCGAGGATGGCAGCGAGGCGGTCGCTCTCCTTCACCCGGAGTTCGCCGATGCCGTGCATCACGGTCCGGCCGCGCGCGAAGGCGGCGGCGATGGCGAGGATCGGATATTCGTCGATCATGGAAGGCGCGCGCTCTGCGGGCACCTCGACGCCGCGAAGCGGACTGGAGCGGACGGCGATGTCCGCAACCGCTTCGCCCGACATAGAGCGCTGATCGAGGAAGCGGAGGTCGGCTCCCATCTCGGCCAGCGTCGTGAACAGGCCGGCGCGAAGCGGGTTGACCATGACCGAGCGGACGGTGAGGTTCGAGCCCGGCGAGATGAGCGCGGCGACGAGCGGGAAAGCGGCGGAGGAAGGGTCGCCGGGTATTTGGAGGGTGGCGGCGGTGAGCGAACGCTGGCGGCCGAGACGGACGAGGCGGCCGTCCGCCGTCTCTTCGACCTCGACGTCGCACCCGAAGGCGCGGAGCATGTTTTCGCTATGGTCGCGGCTCGGGGCGGGCTCGAGGACCTCGACCGCAGCCTCGGACCGGAGGCCGGCGAGCAGGATGGCGGACTTGATCTGCGCCGAAGCCTTGTCGTTCCGGAAATGGATGCCGCAAAGCCTCCCGCCGCGAAGCCGTACGGGGAGGCGCCCCCCCTCGCTCGCCTCGACTTCGGCACCCATCGTCCGGAGTGGGGCGAGCACCCGGTCCATCGGGCGCCGGGTGAGGGAGCGGTCGCCGGTGAAGACCGCTTCGAGGTCGAAGCCCGCGGCGGCGCCCATCAGCAGACGCACGCCCGTTCCCGAATTGCCGCAATCGATCGCTGTTGGCGGCGAGCGCCAGGCGCCGCCGGTGACTCGCCATTCGCCGGGGGCGCAGCGTTCGGCGGTGGCGCCGAACGCCCGCACGGCGGCGGCCGTGTCGAGCACATCCTGGCCTTCGAGAAGGCCGGAGATGCTCGTCGTGCCCTTCGCCAGCGCGCCGAGGATAAGGGCGCGGTGGGACATGGACTTGTCCGCCGGCACCTCGATCGTGCCGCGAAGGGCGGGCGACGCCGTGGCGGTAGCCTGGTCGCCGGCCATAAGCTGGCCTCCGTTCACGCCGCGTCTGATCTGGTGAGGGCCCGACGCTGACGGAGCAGCCGTGCGATCGTCGAGGCGACATCCAGCGCCTGAGTCCGGTTGAGGCGCGGATCGCAAAGGGTGAGGTAGCGTCGCGGCAGATCCTCCTCCGACATCTTCACGCTTCCACCAAGACACTCGGTCACGTCGGCCCCGGTCATCTCCAGATGGACGCCGCCGGGATGGACGTTTTCGGCGGCGGCCACTTCGAAGAAGGCGGACACCTCGGCCATTATGTCTTGGACCAGCCGCGTCTTGAAGCCGCCGAGGCTGCGCGTGTTGCCGTGCATCGGATCGATCGACCAGATGGCCGCACGGCCTTCGCGCAGGGTGACACGCATCAATTCAGGCAGGCGATCGCCGACATTCGCGGCGCCGAAGCGCCCGATCAGGACCAGCCGGCCCGGCCTGTTGTCGGGATCGAGCCGGTCGATGAGACGCAGCAGCGCGTCAGGCTCCAGGTTCGGACCGCATTTGAGCCCGATCGGGTTGGCGATGCCGCTCGCGAACTCGACATGGGCGCCGTCCAGCTGCCGCGTGCGGTCGCCGATCCAGATCATATGGCCCGAAAGCGCCCACCAGCGCTCGCTCGCCTCGTCGAAGCGGGTCAGCGCCTGCTCATAGTTGAGAAGCA is from Sphingosinicella humi and encodes:
- a CDS encoding prephenate dehydratase domain-containing protein is translated as MSRPTVAYQGLPGAFSHEACLAFLPAFWPIAKPSFAAVAAAVEAGEADLGILPIENSSAGPVEEAHRVLAQSPLATVSEHSLPIRLHLLSLPGARLEAIIRAISHPMALAQCAETLRSLKLATAAAANTAIAAEKLATGTDLQTAVLASSAAARTYGLAILRRDVHDRPDNATRFRVVGRPGDSA
- a CDS encoding 3-deoxy-7-phosphoheptulonate synthase, which codes for MSWSPKSWRNRPAAQMPDYPDPEALGRVEARLAAAPPLTKVADIMHLRAQLARVASGRAFLIQGGDCAESFAEFGSDKVRTTFNLLLKMGAILRAGGYGEVVHLARIAGQFAKPRSSPSETIDGVTLPSYRGDAVNGPAFDEASRIPDPRRLLDAHRQAQVTIDLLKAYAAAAYADLPEINRDVGSNEPARPVSLFTSHEALLLNYEQALTRFDEASERWWALSGHMIWIGDRTRQLDGAHVEFASGIANPIGLKCGPNLEPDALLRLIDRLDPDNRPGRLVLIGRFGAANVGDRLPELMRVTLREGRAAIWSIDPMHGNTRSLGGFKTRLVQDIMAEVSAFFEVAAAENVHPGGVHLEMTGADVTECLGGSVKMSEEDLPRRYLTLCDPRLNRTQALDVASTIARLLRQRRALTRSDAA
- the aroA gene encoding 3-phosphoshikimate 1-carboxyvinyltransferase; translated protein: MAGDQATATASPALRGTIEVPADKSMSHRALILGALAKGTTSISGLLEGQDVLDTAAAVRAFGATAERCAPGEWRVTGGAWRSPPTAIDCGNSGTGVRLLMGAAAGFDLEAVFTGDRSLTRRPMDRVLAPLRTMGAEVEASEGGRLPVRLRGGRLCGIHFRNDKASAQIKSAILLAGLRSEAAVEVLEPAPSRDHSENMLRAFGCDVEVEETADGRLVRLGRQRSLTAATLQIPGDPSSAAFPLVAALISPGSNLTVRSVMVNPLRAGLFTTLAEMGADLRFLDQRSMSGEAVADIAVRSSPLRGVEVPAERAPSMIDEYPILAIAAAFARGRTVMHGIGELRVKESDRLAAILAGLAACGIEAWEEGDTLIVDGLGGPPVGGAKVLAHDDHRIAMSFLVMGLASERAISVDSANMIDTSFPGFARTMGSIGARIA
- the aroC gene encoding chorismate synthase is translated as MSYNMFGRALRFMTWGESHGPAIGAIVDGCPPGLELSESDIQPWLDRRRPGASRFTTQRREPDQVRILSGLFEGRTTGTPISLAIDNVDQRSKDYGEIAAAYRPGHADYAYDAKYGLRDWRGGGRSSARETASRVAAGAVARLIVPEVTIRAYVVEIGGDAIDRSAFDDSAIEANPFFCPDPAAAERWEKLIDDVRKAGSSVGAVVECVATGVPPGWGAPVYAKLDSELAAACMSINAVKGVEIGDGFAAARARGEDNADPMRAGPAFLANHAGGIAGGISTGQPVVVRVAFKPTSSILTPVPTIDRTGAETEISTKGRHDPCVGIRGAPVVEAMMAFVLADQKLLHRAQCG